AACACCGCACACGCGCGGATTTTCACCCCCGCCGTCGAGTTGCCGTTTGCCGGGCACCCCACCGTCGGCGCATCCTGGTGGCTGCGCGAGCAGGGCACGCCGGTGCACACATTGCAGGTTCCGGCGGGCATCGTGCAGGTTCGATACGACGACGACCTCACCTCGGTCAGCGCCCGCGCCGAGTGGGCGCCGGACTTCGCGATCTACGACCTCGCCTCGGTCGCCGATCTCCTCGCCGCCGACCCTGCGGACTACCCCGACGGCATCAACCACTACCTGTGGACGTGGACGGACAAGGAGCAGGGCCAGATCCGATCACGCATGTTCGCGTCCGATCTGGGAGTGCCCGAGGACGAGGCCACCGGTGCTGCCGCCGTGCGGATCACCGACTACCTGAGCCGCGACCTGCACATCGTGCAGGGCAAGGGATCTCACATCTACACCCAGTGGAGCGCGGAAGGTTGGGTTCGTGTCGCCGGTCGCGTGGTCGACGACGGCGTCAAGCAGGTCGACTGATCCGACTAACTGGCGGTGGGCTGGGGCGAATTGCGGTGCGCCCGCAGCGCCTCGATCTCGCGCTCGAAGTCGTCGGCCGAGGTGAAACCCCGATACACCGACGCGAACCGCAGATAGGCCACCTCGTCCAGATCCCGCAGCGGCCCCAGGATCGCCAACCCCACCTCGTGACTGGGCACCTCGGGGCCGGCGGCCCGCACCGCGTCCTCGACCTGCTGGGCCAGCAGGTTCAGCGCGTCATCGTCGACCTGGCGGCCCTGACAGGCGCGGCGCACCCCTTTGATGACCTTCTCGCGGCTGAACGGTTCGGTGACCCCGCTTCGCTTGACGACGGCCAGCACCGCGGTCTCCACGGTCGTGAACCGTCTACCGCACTCCGGGCAGGATCGCCGCCGCCGGATCGCCTGGCCCTCGTCGGTCTCCCGGGAATCGACCACACGCGAATCGGGATGGCGACAGAACGGACAGTGCATCACCGCTCCTTCGCCAGGCCAACAAACGACTACATCAAACGTCTTCGAGCGTACCCGCGCACTGTCCCGCAGGCCCAGAACAGGGCCGATTGGCGCGTAGGCCACCCATTTGTCGGCGAACATCGCTGCGAGGCAAGGCTTTCGAAACTGGGCGCGCCGCGTCAGCCGACCGGCGCGATCAGCGTCTGACCTGCGTCCAGTGCTGCGGTGTCGAGGTGGTTGAGTTCACGGATCTGCTCGACCACCTGACTGACCGGCGCATCCGGCGCGACCCGCTGCGCGACCTGGTGCAGGCTCTCGCCCATCTGTACCTGCACCACGGCGAGACGGTCGGGCGTCGGCGCCGGGTCGGCACCCACCACGCCGCCGAACTGCGCGACGAGCCCCAGCCACACCGTGATTCCCGCCGCGACCAGCGCCAGCAGCACCGTGGTGCCGGGAGTGATCGGCCGCCTGCGGTGCCCCGCCCGCGACATCGTCACGCCGGGACCGCGGTAGCGCAGGGGCGCCCCGCCCGGACGCTGCGACCGGGGCCGCCGGCTCGGTTCGACCCGCCTGCGACGCGGCTGCGCCGCGGGTGCTGCCTGGATTTCCCGGGTGTCGAGGATCGTCATCGTGTTGCCCTTCCGTCCGCTGCTTTCGCTCTTATGTTCGATGATACTCGATCAGGTGTTCGAGTGATAGAACATGTGATCGAACTGTTGCCAAACGATAAAACAGGGCACCGACAAAAAATCCGGCCGCGTTCGCGGCCACCCACCCCACCGCGACACGCCTCGAACAAATGTTTGATTAATGGGCGGCTGCGGGATACATTCGGCGCCATGGACTCCAGCAGCGATACTCCGGACCGCACCGGCGGGGGCCGAACTCTCGACACCGGTCTGACCGAGCGTCAGCGCACCATCCTCGAGGTCATCCGCGCCTCGGTCACCACCCGCGGCTATCCCCCGAGCATCCGGGAGATCGGCGATGCGGTCGGCCTGACGTCGACGTCGTCGGTGGCCCATCAACTCCGCACGCTCGAGCGCAAGGGCTATCTGCGGCGGGACCCGAATCGCCCACGCGCGGTGGATGTCCGCGGCGCAGACGACGCCGCCAACCCGGTCGTCACCACCGACGTCGCGGGTTCGGACGCGTTGCCGGAGCCGACGTTCGTGCCGGTGCTCGGGCGGATCGCCGCCGGCGGCCCGATTCTCGCGGAGGAGGCCGTCGAAGACGTCTTCCCGCTACCGAAAGAACTCGTCGGCGAGGGCTCGCTGTTCCTGCTGAAGGTGGTCGGCGATTCGATGGTCGACGCGGCGATCTGCGACGGGGACTGGGTGGTCGTGCGTCAGCAGAACGTCGCCGACAACGGCGACATCGTCGCCGCGATGATCGACGGCGAGGCGACGGTCAAGACGTTCAAGCGCACCCGCGGACAGGTGTGGCTGATGCCGCACAACCCCGCGTTCGATCCGATTCCCGGGAACGACGCCGCCGTGCTCGGCAAGGTCGTCACCGTGATCCGCAAGATCTAGTCGGCGCGCACGAAACCGTTCGTGCGGGCGAATTCCTCGCTGGAGAACCAGATTTCGGCGTGCGCGTCATCGTAGTCGGCTGAGCCGGGCAGCCAGTACCGGCCCGACTGGGTGTCGGCCTTGATCGGGTAGCCTTCGGGCCCCTCGGCCGCGTCGTCGAGCGACAGCCGGAACGCGGGGCCCGGGATCTCCGGCTTGTCGACCTCGATG
The window above is part of the Mycolicibacterium rutilum genome. Proteins encoded here:
- a CDS encoding PhzF family phenazine biosynthesis protein: MPIDVTVLRVFTDPDGNHGNPLGVVDADSVDPADRQRVATELGYSETIFIDLPGTGANTAHARIFTPAVELPFAGHPTVGASWWLREQGTPVHTLQVPAGIVQVRYDDDLTSVSARAEWAPDFAIYDLASVADLLAADPADYPDGINHYLWTWTDKEQGQIRSRMFASDLGVPEDEATGAAAVRITDYLSRDLHIVQGKGSHIYTQWSAEGWVRVAGRVVDDGVKQVD
- the nrdR gene encoding transcriptional regulator NrdR produces the protein MHCPFCRHPDSRVVDSRETDEGQAIRRRRSCPECGRRFTTVETAVLAVVKRSGVTEPFSREKVIKGVRRACQGRQVDDDALNLLAQQVEDAVRAAGPEVPSHEVGLAILGPLRDLDEVAYLRFASVYRGFTSADDFEREIEALRAHRNSPQPTAS
- a CDS encoding LysM peptidoglycan-binding domain-containing protein — translated: MTILDTREIQAAPAAQPRRRRVEPSRRPRSQRPGGAPLRYRGPGVTMSRAGHRRRPITPGTTVLLALVAAGITVWLGLVAQFGGVVGADPAPTPDRLAVVQVQMGESLHQVAQRVAPDAPVSQVVEQIRELNHLDTAALDAGQTLIAPVG
- the lexA gene encoding transcriptional repressor LexA, encoding MDSSSDTPDRTGGGRTLDTGLTERQRTILEVIRASVTTRGYPPSIREIGDAVGLTSTSSVAHQLRTLERKGYLRRDPNRPRAVDVRGADDAANPVVTTDVAGSDALPEPTFVPVLGRIAAGGPILAEEAVEDVFPLPKELVGEGSLFLLKVVGDSMVDAAICDGDWVVVRQQNVADNGDIVAAMIDGEATVKTFKRTRGQVWLMPHNPAFDPIPGNDAAVLGKVVTVIRKI